Genomic window (Daucus carota subsp. sativus chromosome 5, DH1 v3.0, whole genome shotgun sequence):
TCTCTTCTTTATCACTTGAAAACTCTTTCATTACTCTTATGCACCTCAACCTTGAGCTTCTCTTCTTTATCACTTGTGCTAACCTTCAAATGATATTGTTGATTCCTCTATGACCAAGATCAGATACCACTCGTTGGACTAGCTAAGCGAGCTTAACTCCACAATAATAAGATATTGTCCGATTTGGGTCGAGCCCGCACGGTTTTGTTTTTCTACAtctattatactttaaaatgttctttttcaattttgaaGATCATGTAAGAATAGTTACTAATTAtcggtcaaagtttggtcaatttaacaacaaaaaatcaaacaagacagataaattgagacggaagaATATAccgttatctttaaaatatgattaatcTGAGTGCTATGACAATCTAAACTCGTCTTGGTACCTATGATATACAACTTTTCTGCCACATAATTGTGGAGGCTAAAGCTTTTGCATATATTTTCATGGATTCCTATTCTTACATCAGTTGCTCAGTTCTGACAATCTAGCCTATAAATTATAAAGCTACATTTCCGCAAATACAAAACTTTCTACAGATGTGCTCGATCCAGTCAGCAGGCAGTGATTCCCATTTGCTTGCCATTTCAGTATAGCAGACATGGATCCAAGCATCCCAGGGCAAAAACTATCATAAATTTCTACCTGATAATTATTCAGCCTCCGATTCTTCACTTTCACTTTCCAAGTACATCTCTGTTGCTTCACCACCTGGTAAGTTAGCTTCTTCTTCCTCTCTCCTTTTCCTCTCCGCTTCTTTGTCCCTCTCCGTTGACCTGGACTTTGCTATTTCTAGCCTCATACTCACTGTTTCCCATGACACTAGCTTCTCAAGAAATGTTGAAATATACTCCTCCCTTCGGTTCTGTTGAATTGACACAAATAATTGCATCAAAATATGATTCAAAGAAGCCAACAAAAGAAAACTTGACTAATACCAGATCATGCATTCTTACCTCATAGTCAATGTAGTATGAATGCTGCAATAGGAAAACAAAAAGCAAttgaaaaggaaaaaataaaTCAGCTCTTCAATCAAGAAACTTTAAGTGCAATTACTTTCTGTAAGAAAACAGTAGTTTAACATTACAAAATACCAACGTACCTCCCAGACATCTATTGTGAGGATGGGCTGCAACAACCAATCAATATAATCAGATTCTTAAAATTACAAGGAGATGCTAGGGAATTGTAGAGTTGAAAAACCAATTTCTATCAAAAACGACAAAGTTCACATATGAAGTTGTAAAGCTCGCTGTACTTCAATGAGAATCGGTTAACTCCATCTAAAAGTTTAAGAAAACATAATTACTCACAAAGTAATCCCAGACAAGCGGATTTACAGCATTCGGACTCTTAACCACTACAAGCTTCTTGTCCTCCTCCTTTGGGAGTGGGTTCACAGCATTACCTACATCGAGCCTGTTTGCTTTGTCTAGAATAAAGCAAATCAATGGAGCCTTTAAGTCGTCAGTGTACAAAAACAGTAATATTAAATAGCCATATATTAAGACAAGACAATAAGAAAAGTTCTTTTTTTCTTGATTTGGGGGAGGAATGGAAGCAAGAGAACCACTTACATGCAAGCCAGGCCCAACCAGAACCAAACTGAGATGATGCTGCCAACTTGAATTCTTCAACAAAAGCATCAAAGGACCCAAAATCTCTGTTTATAAGCTTTAAAAGGTCTCCAGATGGCTTTCCGCCGCCACCTGGTGCCATAGATTCCCAAAAGAACTCATGGTTCCAAGTCTGCAACATGGAAAAGTTAAaactatttagcaaaaaaaaaagttaaaactaCAAATATGACGCAGAAATAAAATTAGTCTGTAAATATGAAAGGGTGTGGGTTATCTGGGAGCCTGATTAATAAGAGGAAAACAGTATATGCAAATCCCAGAATATAAATGTTGGAGAAAGTACCAGTCAAGTGAGATGGGAATTCGCATAGTTTGGCAACTTTTTAACAAAGATTATAGTCTGTTTGCTTTTAAAAGATTGCATAATATTAACAGAGATGTACAAACAGTGAACAATCTACTTTAATGTGAAAAATGTGACACACCTGTGCAGCATTGTTAAATGCCGGAAGGATATCACCTTTGTTGTATGAAACAAGTACCACACCTTCCAAAGTCAATCCATCCAGTTCTGTTCCAACAATTTGCTTGTTTAGGTTGTCCACATAGCCCCTCTGGTGTCTTCCCCAATGATACTCCAGAGTTTCCTTGCTCATGTGTGGCTCCAAAGCATTCTAAAACATATCCACAGATTAGAATAAGAACAATCTAGTATATGCTTCATGATTCCGCTGATTGGCACAGATGCAAATTAATTCCACTCATCTATGAATACGTCGGTCTACCTTTGTACAATTGAAACCAGAAAGTAACACTTAAGGGCTCGTTCTAGATGTATTTCCCTACTTAGCAAAACTTACTCAATTTCTTATCAAAGGAGACAACAAAACTCTGGCTGGAGGTtgcccaaaattaaaaaattgaacatcaaaattttaaacagaTAAGAATACTAAGATTTATGTGGTGACAGAGCTTCATAAACTTTGGGTAAGATCAGTCTTTTAAAATTAATGTCAAAGCATTACATCTTGAGCTAAAAGCAGAACATTTACTTCTCTTTGCCACAGAGTTAAAACAAAATAGATATATCAAGGCTTACGAGCATATATGGAGGAGGTTTCAACTCGATTTTCGCAGTTACTACTTGTTGACCAGATCTCCTCTTAAACTGCTTCTGCACAAAATAAAGTAGCTGACTCAGGATTTGCATAGTATAACCAGACACGAAATGTCACAAAACTGGGTACTACACTGGCAACTACATTAACTGTTAAAAGAGCTGATGTGACACGTGGACACTACCATTTCTCAAGCATTCTACACCAATTTCAAATCTTATTCTTTTGTGCCGATTTGTCCAATAAAGACCTCTCCGCGTTAGATTAAAATTTTAGGCAGCTACATATTTCTTATAAGCACCTaatatttctaaataatttCATGGATTCATCAAAAAGTTACTCTATTATAATTACAATGGGAATATTTGCACGAACATTTGATAGAAtcgattattaatataaaacgGCATCTTACACGTAAAACTATCTATACGTCTAGAGTTATGTTCCACTACAAAGCTTTTGAACCCACACACAAACTAAAATAAAGCgaagaaataaataattgaagACACTCTAAcagacatttcatcaaacacatgTCCCCATTCATACTATAATCATGATTTTTAAGCTCAATAAAAAATGTTGGATATAACAAAGTGAATATAATAAACCTGTTTGTTGTTCCAAACGAAGCTCCGAGTGGACTCACTTAACTCTGTTGTAGCAATATAAAGTATGTTAATAACTCAGTTATAGATACAATTATATGTTGAGATTATAACAACAACTGTGTGAATGCGGACCTTGTCTCGGGAGAAACGCACACGTCAGCAGACTCGCCGACATTTTCGCCGGAGATTGTTTACTACTGTGGGAGATTCTACTGAGCTCAACTTAAACTTGATGTTTACTGTTTAGTTTTTGTTGCGCGGATAATGTTAGTCAGGCCTGTGTTTTGTGTTATTCAAATAAACGGTCTATTGGAAGATACgtgtaatatatgtataaattgaattttcatTGCGGGGATAGCTCAGTTGGGAGAGCGCCAGACTGAAGATCTGGAGGTCAGGTGTTCGATCCACCTTCACCGCATGTGTTTGTCTTTTTATTTGAGATTCTTTGCATGCTTTTTCCAGACTGGGGCATATTGTTATCTGTGTACTTCAACTTTTGATGCCTGCTTAAGCTCACACAATGATTGTTATAAAAATGCATCTTCTGTAAACTTCCTTTGTTATAAAAATGCATCTTCTGTAAACTTCCTTAAGCATATATAATGATTAATTTTGTGTCTGTTACAAATACAAACGCTAGGAGATTCGCACCTTACAAAAATGTGTCCAGAAAAAGTCTATTCAGGTAAGCAAATCATGACCATTTTTAGAGAAAATGAAACAGAATACTACAATTAATCGATTGTCCAGCATTAAGCAATGAGATGGTAACAACTAACAAGTAGTGTAAAATATGTATAGTGGTATACAAATATGAGACCAAGTATCTTACAATTAGGAAATACATTATGCATGTTTTACAAGTTTGCAATCATCCTAAGAAAAGTCAATAGTGTTTAATATTTACATAAAACTATCAATAATTGCTCAGGGACACTTATAAGAAGCTGAAATACCTAAATCCAGGAAACTATTGCAAGAACTTCTTCTGCAAAGCATGAAGAGCAGGATCATGTTCTTTCAATTCCAGTAGGTCCAGCAACATGGAGGTGGTCGAAGCATCTGCAGAGAAACCACGACCACGCATCTTGTCTATAAGTGCACCTCCTTCATGATACTTCTTATACCGAAAATAACCGCGGATCAGTATGTTGTAGGTACACTCATTTGGCAAGCAGTTTTCAGCTTCCATTTGCCCAATAAGCTTATTTGCTTCATCTAGTAGCCCCTCTTCACAGTATGCTCGAATCATCATAGTGTATGTCTTGACACTAGGCTTCAAACCTTTTGAAGGCAAGCTGTCAAAAAGACTTTTTGCCTTTTCAAGATGTCCGTTCTTGTTTAATCCGTCAATGAGAATgctgtatacatatatattaggaACTAACCCACTGGATTCCATCATGTGAAACAAGGACAACGCTTCAACAACGCAGCGGTTCTTGCACAGACCGTGCAACATGATAAGGCATGTCACTTTGTCTAGATGAATACCTAGATTTAACATCTTCTCCTTATAAAATTTACGTGCTTCAACATGTCTACCTGAATCAAAAAAACCTTGCAATATAGTATTGTACGTCTGAATAGTTGGTGTCAAACCTTCACAGGGCATTTGTTGGAAAAGATCTATTGCATTGTCCACTTTCAGCTTCTTACAATAACCTTTGATCAAGATATTATAGCTATAAGTATTATGAGATATCCCCTTACTCTTCATGGTTTCAAGCACTTCTAAAGCCTTATCAACTTCTCCCCGCAAGCAATATCCATCCATTAGTGTACAATAAGTGACTTCATTAGGATACAGACCTCTTTGGACCATAATTTCCACCCAATCTTGAGCATCTTTCATCTTTCCTTCTTTCCCGTATGCATCAATCAAAATATTGTAAGTATGGACATTTGGAGAGATCTTCTTAATCTCCATCTCTCTTAGCAATTTAGAGATATCATCCCATCGACTGAAGTCGCAAAGACCTTGGATCAATGAGCTATACGTTACAACATCCGCCAGTACGCCTTTCCTAGTCATTTCACAGAGAAGGCCTAATGCTTCATCCACCAATCTATGTTTACATAAACTGTCAATAATTGTGCTATAAGTTACTGTATTGGGTTGGCAACCTTTCTTCTTCATATACTTGAACAACTTAACAGCCATATTGGTGTGACCAGTCTTGCAAAGCCCGTTAATGATGGTATTATAGGAAACTACATCGTGTTTCATATCATCAAATCTAATAAGCTTCTTAAACAAATGCTCCGCCTCCACAAACTTATCTTGGGAAATAAGCCCCCGGATGAGAGTGTTGTAAGTAAAGACATCGGCCACAAGACCACATTTGATGATCCCACCGAGAAACGAAAAGGCAAAGTCAAGTCTATTCAAGTGACAACAACAATTGATGACAGTATTAAATGTAACTATATTAGCTGGTATGCATAAAACACGCATATCACGAAACAGAGAAACcgcaaaggcatattgttgcaTTTTTACGAGGGCGGCTAACAGTTGAGTGAAGTCGATAACCGTAGGCAGAGGCTTCATAAGGAGCATTTTGTCGAACACAACAAGAGCATCATCGAGTTTATCGAAACCGACCTTGGACTTTTGTAACAGTAACTGTTGAAGCTGAGCAcgagtagtagtagtagtagttcGTGCTACGGCAGCTGAAGTAGTAAATGCtcttatcatcatcatctccgATTCTTACAAACTCAAGGAACTGGTGAATCTTTTTGAAAAACTGCgccttttttttgtttttgaatacaAAGGCTTAAAtagtcaaatatatatatagcatatttcttataataatataataataaagtaaCTTTTCACACATTGCGGGGATAGCTCAGTTGGGAGAGCGCCAGACTGAAGATCTGGAGGTCAGGTGTTCGATCCACCTTCACCGCATTCTCACTTTTTATTTCCTGTgttcacttataagttttacaAGTATGAAGAAAAAGCAATGTAAAGAATGCATATGTTTCAGCTATCTTCTGTCAGCTTTATTTTTGGCAATTTTcactaatttattttatagtttgtTGTTAAGAATATTATAACTCGATGTGTGTGAAGGAAGATCAATGGTAGGAGACCTAAAAAACTAAACACAGATGGTATAAGGATGTGTAGTTTCAATTTACATTTCCTGGTTTGTCACTTTGAATGAGGCCGTCCCAGATTAAAGCAAGAAATGAACTATTTATGAAGGAGTTTGGCTG
Coding sequences:
- the LOC108220279 gene encoding superoxide dismutase [Fe], chloroplastic → MSASLLTCAFLPRQELSESTRSFVWNNKQKQFKRRSGQQVVTAKIELKPPPYMLNALEPHMSKETLEYHWGRHQRGYVDNLNKQIVGTELDGLTLEGVVLVSYNKGDILPAFNNAAQTWNHEFFWESMAPGGGGKPSGDLLKLINRDFGSFDAFVEEFKLAASSQFGSGWAWLAYKANRLDVGNAVNPLPKEEDKKLVVVKSPNAVNPLVWDYFPILTIDVWEHSYYIDYENRREEYISTFLEKLVSWETVSMRLEIAKSRSTERDKEAERKRREEEEANLPGGEATEMYLESESEESEAE
- the LOC108220278 gene encoding putative pentatricopeptide repeat-containing protein At1g12700, mitochondrial, producing the protein MMMIRAFTTSAAVARTTTTTTRAQLQQLLLQKSKVGFDKLDDALVVFDKMLLMKPLPTVIDFTQLLAALVKMQQYAFAVSLFRDMRVLCIPANIVTFNTVINCCCHLNRLDFAFSFLGGIIKCGLVADVFTYNTLIRGLISQDKFVEAEHLFKKLIRFDDMKHDVVSYNTIINGLCKTGHTNMAVKLFKYMKKKGCQPNTVTYSTIIDSLCKHRLVDEALGLLCEMTRKGVLADVVTYSSLIQGLCDFSRWDDISKLLREMEIKKISPNVHTYNILIDAYGKEGKMKDAQDWVEIMVQRGLYPNEVTYCTLMDGYCLRGEVDKALEVLETMKSKGISHNTYSYNILIKGYCKKLKVDNAIDLFQQMPCEGLTPTIQTYNTILQGFFDSGRHVEARKFYKEKMLNLGIHLDKVTCLIMLHGLCKNRCVVEALSLFHMMESSGLVPNIYVYSILIDGLNKNGHLEKAKSLFDSLPSKGLKPSVKTYTMMIRAYCEEGLLDEANKLIGQMEAENCLPNECTYNILIRGYFRYKKYHEGGALIDKMRGRGFSADASTTSMLLDLLELKEHDPALHALQKKFLQ